A stretch of the Peromyscus eremicus unplaced genomic scaffold, PerEre_H2_v1 PerEre#2#unplaced_46, whole genome shotgun sequence genome encodes the following:
- the LOC131901194 gene encoding nitric oxide synthase-interacting protein-like — protein MTRHGKNCTAGAVYTYHEKKRDAAASGYGTQNIRLSRDAVKDFDCCCLSLQPCHNPVVTPDGYLYEREAILEYILHQKKEIARQMKADEKQRAARREEQKQLQRAAAQDQVRGFLEKEAAIVSRPLNPFMPKAATLPNTDGEQPGPRAGPPGKDKNKALPSFWIPSLTPEAKATKLEKPSRTVTCPMSGKPLHMSDLMPVHFTQLDDSGDHVGLITHSERYVCAVTRDSLSNATPCAVLWPSGAVVTLECVEKLIQKDMVDPVNGDPLTERDIIVLQRGGTRFAGSGVKLQAELSRPVMRA, from the coding sequence ATGACACGGCATGGTAAGAACTGTACTGCAGGGGCTGTCTACACCTACCATGAGAAGAAGAGGGACGCAGCGGCCTCAGGCTATGGGACCCAGAACATCCGACTGAGCCGGGACGCCGTGAAGGACTTTGACTGCTGCTGTCTCTCACTGCAGCCCTGCCATAATCCTGTGGTCACCCCAGATGGCTACCTGTACGAACGGGAGGCGATCCTGGAGTACATCCTACACCAGAAGAAAGAGATTGCCCGGCAGATGAAGGCCGATGAGAAGCAGCGAGCAGCCCGGAGGGAAGAGCAGAAACAGCTTCAGCGAGCTGCAGCCCAGGACCAAGTTCGAGGCTTCCTGGAGAAGGAGGCAGCCATCGTGAGCCGGCCCCTCAACCCCTTCATGCCCAAAGCTGCCACCTTACCCAACACAGATGGTGAGCAGCCAGGGCCCAGGGCGGGTCCCCCAGGCAAGGACAAGAACAAAGCGCTGCCCAGCTTCTGGATTCCCTCACTGACGCCTGAGGCAAAGGCCACCAAGCTGGAAAAACCATCTCGCACTGTGACCTGCCCGATGTCTGGGAAGCCTCTACACATGTCGGACCTGATGCCAGTGCACTTCACGCAGCTGGACGACTCTGGAGACCACGTGGGACTCATCACACACAGTGAGCGCTACGTGTGTGCTGTGACCCGAGACAGCCTGAGCAATGCCACACCATGTGCAGTGCTGTGGCCCTCTGGGGCTGTGGTCACCCTGGAGTGTGTAGAGAAACTGATCCAGAAGGACATGGTGGACCCGGTGAACGGGGATCCGCTGACAGAACGTGATATCATCGTGCTGCAGCGCGGCGGTACCCGCTTCGCAGGCTCAGGAGTGAAGCTACAGGCAGAGCTGTCTCGGCCAGTGATGAGAGCCTGA
- the LOC131901184 gene encoding serine/threonine-protein kinase PLK1-like, which produces MKTSDNAEKLARAPADLLKARVQGDAGPSAPMAAPLLEEIPEVLVDKGSRHQYVRGRFLSKAGFVKCFEISDPDTKEVFAAKMVPKSLLTPSQKEKLSKEISIHRSLSHQHVVGFHSVFEDSEFVFVILELCRERSLLELHKRRKALTQLEARYYLRQIILGCQYLHHNQVIHRNLRLSNVFLNEDLEVKIGGFGLATKVEYEEEQMKTFCSPQNFIAPEAVRLGSFEEDVWSIGCIMYTLLVGKPPFETSFEKETYLRMKPNEYSVPKHINPVAASLIQKMLQAKPAARPTIEELLKDEFFTSGYIPARLPITCLTIPPRLSVAPSGLDPSSRKPLMVLEKGVERPLPDRPWEKEEPVVWGTSEAIECHLSDMLQQLTRVNVSKPSERRLVWQEEAEDPACIPIFWVSQWVDQSMKYGLGYRLCDNSTGALFSNSTCLVLYNDGDSLQYIDHDGMESYPTMSSHPDSLMKKVTLLQHFRSYMNEHLQKAGANMKAGAKTTPREGDELARLPYLKKWLRTSRAIVLHLSNGTMQINFFQDHTKLILCPMMAAVTCISKNQDFHTYCLSLLEEYGCCEELGRQLCYAHTMVDRLLSSKSTSSRLEDNP; this is translated from the exons ATGAAGACATCAGACAATGCTGAAAAGCTGGCTCGAGCACCAGCAGACCTCCTGAAAGCCAGGGTCCAGGGAGATGCAGGTCCCAGTGCCCCAATGGCCGCCCCACTGTTGGAAGAGATTCCAGAGGTCTTAGTGGACAAAGGCAGCAGGCACCAGTATGTAAGGGGACGCTTTCTGAGTAAAGCAGGCTTTGTCAAATGCTTTGAGATCTCAGACCCAGACACAAAGGAGGTGTTCGCAGCCAAGATGGTGCCTAAGTCTTTGCTCACACCCTCCCAGAAGGAGAAGCTGTCCAAAGAGATTTCCATTCACCGCAGCCTCTCACATCAACACGTCGTAGGCTTCCACAGCGTTTTCGAAGACAGTGAATTTGTGTTTGTGATTTTGGAGCTTTGTCGGGAGAGG tctctcctgGAGCTGCACAAGAGGAGGAAAGCCCTGACCCAGCTGGAGGCACGCTACTACCTAAGGCAGATAATTCTAGGCTGTCAGTACCTGCACCACAATCAAGTCATTCACAGGAACCTTAGGTTGAGCAACGTCTTCCTGAACGAGGATCTGGAGGTGAAAATAG GGGGTTTCGGGCTGGCAACCAAAGTGGAATATGAAGAGGAACAAATGAAGACCTTTTGTAGCCCCCAGAACTTCATAGCTCCCGAAGCGGTGAGACTGGGAAGTTTTGAGGAGGATGTATGGTCCATCGGGTGCATCAT GTACACCTTGCTAGTGGGCAAGCCACCTTTTGAGACCTCATTCGAAAAAGAAACCTACCTCCGGATGAAACCAAATGAATACAGTGTTCCCAAG CACATCAATCCCGTTGCTGCTTCCCTCATCCAGAAGATGCTCCAGGCAAAACCTGCTGCCCGCCCCACCATTGAGGAGTTGCTCAAAGATGAGTTCTTCACTTCTGGCTATATCCCTGCCCGTCTGCCCATCACCTGCCTCACCATCCCACCAAGGTTGTCAGTGGCTCCCAGCGGCCTGGACCCCAGCAGCAGGAAGCCTCTCATGGTCCTCGAGAAAG GTGTAGAGAGACCCTTGCCTGACCGTCCCTGGGAAAAGGAGGAGCCAGTGGTTTGGGGGACAAGTGAGGCCATCGAGTGCCACCTCAGTGACATGCTGCAGCAGCTGACCAGGGTCAATGTCTCCAAGCCCTCAGAGCGAAGGCTGGTGTGGCAAG AGGAGGCTGAGGATCCTGCATGCATCCCCATCTTCTGGGTCAGCCAGTGGGTAGACCAATCAATGAAGTATGGACTTG GGTATCGGCTCTGTGACAACAGTACAGGGGCACTCTTTAGTAACTCAACATGCCTCGTCCTCTACAATGATGGCGACAGCCTCCAGTACATAGACCATGATGGAATGGAGTCTTACCCCACCATGAGCTCCCACCCTGACTCCTTGATGAAGAAG GTCACTCTCCTCCAGCATTTCCGAAGTTACATGAATGAACACCTGCAGAAGGCAGGGGCCAACATGAAGGCAGGGGCCAAAACCACACCCCGGGAAGGTGATGAGCTGGCCCGGCTGCCCTACCTGAAAAAATGGCTCCGCACAAGCCGCGCCATCGTCTTGCACCTCAGCAATGGCACTATGCAGATTAATTTCTTCCAG GACCACACCAAACTTATTCTGTGCCCCATGATGGCAGCTGTGACCTGCATCAGCAAGAACCAGGACTTCCACACATACTGCCTGAGCCTTCTGGAGGAATATGGCTGCTGTGAGGAACTGGGTAGACAGCTGTGCTATGCCCACACCATGGTAGACAGGCTGCTGAGCTCAAAGTCTACCAGCAGCAGACTCGAGGACAACCCCTAA